A genomic stretch from Apodemus sylvaticus chromosome 12, mApoSyl1.1, whole genome shotgun sequence includes:
- the LOC127697626 gene encoding uncharacterized LOC122455338 homolog has translation MAEARGPRRGGVQHELLEKVARLQRGARHAEPEAAARRTAGDGGSGSGFWCWRRLFARGARGARRRKGKFVRPGAAAPSERGVWAPPALQRLLQRLATWRRRYLRRGERPEGLEEIPLLVLERARAAD, from the coding sequence ATGGCGGAAGCGCGGGGCCCGCGGCGCGGTGGCGTGCAGCACGAGCTGCTGGAGAAGGTGGCGCGCCTGCAGCGGGGCGCGCGGCACGCGGAGCCCGAGGCAGCGGCGCGCAGGACAGCGGGCGACGGCGGCTCGGGCTCGGGCTTCTGGTGCTGGCGGCGGCTGTTCGCGCGCGGAGCCCGCGGGGCGCGCCGGAGGAAGGGCAAGTTCGTGCGGCCCGGCGCCGCGGCCCCGTCGGAGCGCGGCGTGTGGGCGCCCCCGGCCCTGCAGAGGCTGCTGCAGAGGCTGGCGACGTGGCGGCGGCGCTACCTGCGGAGAGGGGAGCGGCCCGAGGGCCTGGAGGAGATCCCGCTGCTCGTGCTGGAGCGCGCGCGGGCCGCCGACTAG